CGTGGTTGGTGAACCGGGGATGGTCAGATGAATTTGCTGACAAGACCGGCGAACTCCTTCGGACCGACGATCCGCACGCCCAGGGTTTCCGCCTTGGCGCGCTTGGAGCCCGCGTTCTCCCCGGCCACCAGCAGGCTGGTCTTCTTGGAGACGCTGGAGGAGGACTTGCCGCCAGCGCGTTCGATCAGCTCGTTCATCTGGTTGCGGGTGAGCGCCTCCAGCGCCCCGCTCATGGAGCCGGTGACCACGACGGACATCCCGGCCAGCGGCAGCCCGGACGTGTCGCCCGGCTCGGCACCGGCGGTGGCGTCAGGGCCGGGGGTGGCGGGTGGTGTCCAGCCGGGCTCGGTCATGGTGACCCCGGCCGCCACCAGCTTGTCGATCAGCGGCGCGAGCTCGGCGAGCTCGGCCACTACCCCTGGGGCCTTCTTCGGGCCGATGCCCTCGACCGCCTCGATCGCCTCGGCGTCGGCCGCGCGGATGGCGTCCATGCTGCCGAAGTGCCGGGCGATGCGGCGGCTCATGGACCGGCCGGTGCCGCGCACGCCCAGCGCGCAGAACCACCGGCTCAGCGGCTGGGCCTTGGCCCGCTCGATGGCGGCCAGTAGATTGTCGGTGCTGGTGGCGCCCATCCGCTCCAGGCCCAGCACCTGCTCGCGGGTCAGGAAGAACAGGTCGGCGAAGTCGGCGATCAGCCCGGCATCCAGCATCTGCTGGATGCGGCTCTCGGCCAGACCCTCAATATCGAGCTGATCCCGCCCGGCGGCGTAGCCGATGGAGGCGATCACCCGGCAGGCGCGACCGCGCACGCACCGCCACCGCTCCTGGGAGGCATCGATCTCGTCACCGCACAACGGACAGACCTGCGGGATCGGGATCGGCCGCTCGTCTCCGGTGCGCAGGTGCACGACCGGGGCCTCGACCCGGGGAATGACGTCGCCGGCCTTGTAGACGACCACGGAATCGCCCAGCATCAGGCCCCGTCGGGTGATGTCGGCGACATTGTGCAAGGTCGCGTAACTGACGGTACTACCGTCGAGCACGACCGGCTCCAGCACCGCGCGCGGGGCGATGATGCCGCTGCGGCCGACGTTCCACTCCACGTCGAGCAATTTGGTAATCTTCTCGGTGGCGGGCAGCTTGTAGGCGATCGCCCACCGGGGCGCGCGCGTGCCGAAGCCGGCCAGCGCCTGGTCAGCCGCCAAGTCGCACTTGATCACGATGCCGTCGATGCCGAAGGGCAGCTCGGCCCGCCTGACGGCGATGTGCTCGACCCGCTCTTGGATCTCCTCCAGGGTGGTGGCGACGATCCCGCCGACGTCGGTGACGGCCGGAGTCTGCGCCCCCTGGGCGGCGACCCACGCCATGACCTCGCTGTGCGGCAGCTCGCGCAGTGATGCGGCCTGCTCGGAGGTGTCGTCGGGGTGGGGGAGCGCGCCGTAGCCGAAGAAGGTCAGCTCGCAGACGTAGGGCCGGTCCTGGGCGCGCAGCGTGCCGGCGGCGGCGCTGCGCGGGTTGGCGAACGTGGTGCCGTCGTGCGCCTGGCGCTTGGCGCACGCGTCCTCGAACTGCTTGGCCGTCATCATCACCTCGCCACGCAGCTCCACGGTGACCGGCTCGGCCAGCCTGGCGGGCAGCCCCGCGATGGTGCCGATCGCGTGGCTCACGTCCTCACCCGCGACGCCGTCACCCCGGGTCACGAGCTGCGTCAAGCGGCCGTGACGATAGCGGGCAGAGATGGCCAAACCGTCGAGCTTGGGCTCGACGCTCCACGCCTCGACCGGGCGTCCGAGCCTGCGCTCCAACGAGGTGGCCCAGGCGACCAGCTGCCCGGCGCTGAAGACGTTGTCCAGGCTCAGCATCGGCACCGTGTGCGGCACATCACCGACCACGGCGCCACCGGCGACCTTGCCCGTGGGTGAGGTCGCCAGCACCGCCTCGGGGTGGGCTTCCTCGTACGCCTGGATCTCGCGCACGAGCCTGTCGTAGGCGTCGTCATCAATCGCGGAGGTGCCGTCGGTGTAGTAGGCCGCCGCGGCGGTTCTCGCCTCGGCGACCGCCGTGCTGTACTGCTCCTGGGTGGTGATCACAATGCTCCTCTGTCGTTATGACGCTGACAATGGCGTAGGGGACTGACAATGTTGCGTCCCGTAGGTGAGGCCGAGGGGCGTGCGCCGCTCGCACGGCCCTCAGCTGGGATGGTTCAGCCGCGCAGAGCGGCGGCGATCTCGAACAGGACGGGGCCGAACGCGTCTTCGGGGACGGCGATCCGTGCGGCGGTGGCCTCCTCCTCGCCCTGCTCGCGAGTGACCTGGTAGACGTTGCGGTCGCGGTCGATCGCGACGAGGTAGCGGCGGGCCGGGACGTCGTCGTCCCCGTCGGCTTCGTAGGTGAAGACGAGGGCGAGGAAGCCGGGGAGCGGCTTGGCGGTGCGGGCGTAAAGCGCGAGGTCGTCGTCCACATCACCTGTCGCGTCGGGGGCGCCGATTCCAGCGACGAGGATCGTCCACTTCTCCGGAGGGATCTCGGAGATGGTCAGTTTGGGCAATTCGCCGGGGCCACTCGTGGTGAGGGTGGTCAGGCGGGGCGCGTTGTCCCACTCGCCGGCCTCCTCGATGTTGCGCTCCATGCGGGTGAAGATCCAGGTGAGGACGTCGGGGTCAGTGAGGGGAAGCGGCATGGCTGGTTTCCTTCCGGGGTAGGTCAGTGCCCGCCCGGGGCGGGCGGTGGTACAGGGTGGGGAGTTCGCTGACTCGGGCGCAGGCAGCGGTGAGCAGTTCGGGGGGCGAGCCGATGATGGAAGACGAGCCGCCCAGGCCGTTGGCCGGACAGGACCAGGCGCTGATCGAGCGGGCCGGTGTGTCGCTCGTCGGCCGCCGCCGTGGGCAGGCACGCGCGGTGATGGCCGGTCCTGAGGAGCGCGATCTCCTGGGCGCCGCAGTGAAAACGCCGCTGCTGGTGAACGTTGCGCTCATCGAGGACGAGCCGCCGGTGCTCGCCCGCGTCCGCACGATGGCGGCCGACCGGCACTTTCTCTCGCTCGCTTTCGACTGAATCGCACTTCTTGGAATGCACGAGGGCCCGCCCCCCAGCTGGGGGGCGGGCCCTCGTGTTGTACGGCTACCGCAGATGGTCGGCGAACTGCTCCTGGGTCACGGTGGGCAGCTCACCCACCGCTTCCGGCATTCCCGCGAGGCCCTGGACTCCCAAGCGCCCGGTCCAGCCGATCAGCCATCCGGCGAGGATCTGACCGATGGCCCCCTCCGGCTCGTCCTGATAGGTGATCGGTCCCTCTTCCCAGTCTTTGGTGACCAGGGTTACCGGAGCGGTGGGCCGGATCCGGGTCCGGCGCCGCTCGATGCTGACCTCCAGGTCCGCCTCCACCCACCAGGGCGGACTGGTCTCCCAGCACCAGGCCGTGAGCGTGATCCGCCCGACCTCGGGGGAGCCCGCGATGACGTAGACGTCCTCGTCCGGGGAGCTGGCCATGGCTTTGAGCGCCTGCTCCAGGCGGCACACCACGCTCCACTTCCGTCCGGTCCTGATCCGCGCCGTTATCCGCTCCACCAGGTCGAAGCCGCGGTATTCGTAGTAAGCCTGAGACAACCGGACGGGCTCCCACACGCCGGCCAGGTCCACCGTGCCGCCGCGCGGCACGCTCTCCAGCGCCTGCCAGGCCGTGGGCACCGGAGGCTCCTGCTCCGGGATGTCCTGCGGGTCGACGGGGATTCCCTCGAGCGTCTTCTCCCAGTCGGCGAGCTCGTCGGGCCGCATGTTGTTCATGTCCCCTCCTTCGGGGTCGTCGGTCGGTCGGCCCGGGTGGGTCGGCCGTGCCCCTCGAAGGGGAGATGAGTTTTCCTGCTCTCACTTACTACGGATTCTCAATGGGTTGAGCCAAAGAGGTCTTGGTGTTTTTCGAGCGGTATGTCCTGTTATGCGGCCTGTGTGGTCATGACCATTCGATTCTGGGCTGAGCGCGTTGGGTCGTAGCAACGTCCGTCGCGGATAAGAGCCCAGAGGACATTAACGCGGCGCCTGCCCAAAGCGATAACGGCCTGAATGTGTCCCTTCCCCTCGGCGCGCTTGCGATCATAGAAGCGGCGGGATTCTGGATCGCTTCGAATGCTGAGTAGCGCCGACATATAGAACACCCTGTTGAGGGGGCGGCTATAGCGGTGGGGCCGGTGCATATTGCCGCTGATGCGCCCGGAGTCGCGCGGGACGGGAGACATGCCGGCGTGGGCCGCCAGGTGGCCCGCGTGGGCGAAGTCGCGCAGGTTCCCGCCGATGGCGGCGAGGAACTCCGCGCCGAGGATGGGGCCCACGCCGGGCAGGCTCTGGACGATCTCGGCCAGCTCGTGCTGGTGGAACCGCTCCTCGATCATCTGCACGACGGCGTCGATTCGCTCCTCCAGGGCGATCAGGTCCTGCGCGAGCTGGGCGACCAGCTGCGACGCCATCCGCTCGCCGGGCAGCGCGACGGTCTGCGCCTTGGCTGCCTCGACAGCCGTGGCGGCCAGCACATTGAAGCGCCGAACGCCGCGCGCCTTCAGCCAGGCGGCCAGCCGGGCGACGCCCAGGCGGCGAACCTCGGCGGGCCGCTGGTAACCGACAAGCAGCACCAAGGGGCCGTGGTTGGTCAGGTCCAGCGTGCGCTCCAAGGCCGGCCATAGCTCCAGCAGGATCTCGCGCAGCCGGTTGATCATTCTGGTGCGGTCGGCGACGAGGTCAAGGCGGCGGGCGACCAGCAGCCGCAGCTCGACGACGTCCTCCTCGTGGGGCCGGATGACCGTCAGGCCGCGGCGCATGCGGGCTTGGTCGGCGATGATCGCGGCGTCGCGGGCGTCGGTCTTGGCGGCGCCCCGGTAGCCGCCGGCGGCTCGGTTGACCATGGTGCTGGAGATGTAGAGGACCTCCTGGTCCTGCGCGGCCAGCAGCGCGAGCACCAGGGCCGCGCCGCCCGTGCGGATGTCCACCGCCCAGGTGATCTTCTCGGCCAGGCCGAGGGCCTTGTCGAGCACGGCGAGGAGTTCCGGCTCGTCGTTGATCACCTTCTGTGACAGCAGCTGCTCTCCTTCGGAATCGATAACCACCACATGGTGGTGGCCTTTTCCGATGTCGATTCCTGCCCAGGCGTGCCGCACG
This Streptosporangium sp. NBC_01495 DNA region includes the following protein-coding sequences:
- the ligA gene encoding NAD-dependent DNA ligase LigA; this translates as MITTQEQYSTAVAEARTAAAAYYTDGTSAIDDDAYDRLVREIQAYEEAHPEAVLATSPTGKVAGGAVVGDVPHTVPMLSLDNVFSAGQLVAWATSLERRLGRPVEAWSVEPKLDGLAISARYRHGRLTQLVTRGDGVAGEDVSHAIGTIAGLPARLAEPVTVELRGEVMMTAKQFEDACAKRQAHDGTTFANPRSAAAGTLRAQDRPYVCELTFFGYGALPHPDDTSEQAASLRELPHSEVMAWVAAQGAQTPAVTDVGGIVATTLEEIQERVEHIAVRRAELPFGIDGIVIKCDLAADQALAGFGTRAPRWAIAYKLPATEKITKLLDVEWNVGRSGIIAPRAVLEPVVLDGSTVSYATLHNVADITRRGLMLGDSVVVYKAGDVIPRVEAPVVHLRTGDERPIPIPQVCPLCGDEIDASQERWRCVRGRACRVIASIGYAAGRDQLDIEGLAESRIQQMLDAGLIADFADLFFLTREQVLGLERMGATSTDNLLAAIERAKAQPLSRWFCALGVRGTGRSMSRRIARHFGSMDAIRAADAEAIEAVEGIGPKKAPGVVAELAELAPLIDKLVAAGVTMTEPGWTPPATPGPDATAGAEPGDTSGLPLAGMSVVVTGSMSGALEALTRNQMNELIERAGGKSSSSVSKKTSLLVAGENAGSKRAKAETLGVRIVGPKEFAGLVSKFI
- a CDS encoding IS110 family transposase, which gives rise to MRHAWAGIDIGKGHHHVVVIDSEGEQLLSQKVINDEPELLAVLDKALGLAEKITWAVDIRTGGAALVLALLAAQDQEVLYISSTMVNRAAGGYRGAAKTDARDAAIIADQARMRRGLTVIRPHEEDVVELRLLVARRLDLVADRTRMINRLREILLELWPALERTLDLTNHGPLVLLVGYQRPAEVRRLGVARLAAWLKARGVRRFNVLAATAVEAAKAQTVALPGERMASQLVAQLAQDLIALEERIDAVVQMIEERFHQHELAEIVQSLPGVGPILGAEFLAAIGGNLRDFAHAGHLAAHAGMSPVPRDSGRISGNMHRPHRYSRPLNRVFYMSALLSIRSDPESRRFYDRKRAEGKGHIQAVIALGRRRVNVLWALIRDGRCYDPTRSAQNRMVMTTQAA